One genomic window of Elusimicrobiota bacterium includes the following:
- a CDS encoding plasmid pRiA4b ORF-3 family protein, with the protein MSKGYIFEVSYENFEGEKANRVIQIDGNATLYNFAKIITQAFEFGFDHCFGFYDNFERLGRSDEVYELFKDVGEPGANNAIGVKKAHVSEAFPVIDKKLLFLFDYGDEWHFTVKLKEIKEFDGKKVKPAVIESIGKAPQQYPDIEQD; encoded by the coding sequence ATGTCAAAAGGCTATATTTTTGAAGTGTCTTACGAGAATTTTGAAGGCGAGAAAGCAAACCGCGTAATTCAGATAGACGGCAATGCCACGCTGTATAATTTTGCTAAGATAATCACGCAGGCTTTTGAATTCGGTTTCGACCACTGCTTTGGTTTCTATGACAATTTTGAAAGGCTCGGTAGATCCGATGAGGTATATGAACTTTTCAAGGATGTCGGGGAGCCCGGCGCGAACAATGCAATCGGCGTAAAAAAAGCGCACGTATCCGAAGCATTCCCGGTTATCGACAAGAAACTGCTTTTCCTCTTTGATTACGGCGATGAATGGCATTTCACTGTAAAACTTAAAGAAATTAAAGAGTTTGACGGGAAAAAAGTGAAACCTGCGGTAATTGAGAGCATAGGTAAGGCTCCCCAACAGTATCCTGACATTGAACAAGATTGA